Genomic window (Daucus carota subsp. sativus chromosome 5, DH1 v3.0, whole genome shotgun sequence):
GACTGCCAGTACATGAAATTTTATCACTACAAGGTTTGATCATCATGAAAAATTGAGAGCATCCAAGAACTCAGCATCTCTTTCCAATGCACTCATGGAATGCGGAAGCAGGCACAAATCCACATCTATGCTTCCTCCACCTCGATTCCCCGGATACAAAGTCCCCTTGCCATCAAACTTGTTATCATGTCCACTCAAAACCGCCACAGCCTTTCCCAACCCGAACTCATTTCCATACATATCAAACCGCGGGGAGCTCCCAAACATAACCAGGCCAGGATCAACTAAACGCTGGAATTGGTAAATAACAGGATTCTGCATCCAGCTCTTAAGGCCCTCTCGTATAGCCTTGTCGTCGTGTTTAGATATAGCTTCCGTTAATAGCATGGCAGCCCAGCCTAAATCATTCTCCAGCAGCTCACCAGCTGTAGTCACGGCTCCAGTTGTCTGAATGCCGTTgccaaaataattttgtggcagGGCTGGCTCTAGCCGTGACCTGATATTCACCGATGTTTTACAGATACTAATATGATTCTGTGGTAAACCTCGAGCACGTATAACACATCTCCAGAACAAGGCAGACAATGCTTGTAAACTAGAGACAGTGATGCCTCTGTTTTTACAATCAGCATTGGCTCTTGCTTTGATCCTTGCTAATGAAGCGACTGAGAAATGGAATATTCTTTCTTTGAGCTCGGGACGTTCGTATCTGTTAATGAATTGATCATGATGAGTAAAAGGGAGGTTGTAGAAAGGGCCTTGTCCATCAGGGAACCAGCTTTCAAGAACAGGCGGCCGCGAGATTTTTGCTGCTTCACTGTCAATTTTCTTCTCAAACACTTCTGATAGAGTGTTGATGAAGTGCCAATAAGAGGTGCCATCGGCCACACAGTGGTTCGATGAGAACCCGATGAAGATACCATCAGTTAGCTCAGTCACTTGGACTGTTAGCAAGGACAGGGTGTGACCGTCGTGGTTGACAGCCTTGTAATGATCAAAGAAATGCTGGACAATGGAAGGCACGTAGGCCGGTGATAAGATATCAGACACGGATAAATTCAATTTGGAATGTACAAATTTAGCTCCAGGGCTGTTGCTGCAATCTATGTACACCTCATACAAATGTGGATTTTCGCGTGTTTGGGTAGCAAGGCGGCCTGCAAGTGGATAGAAATGAGCAAGAGTAACAGAGAGGGAGTGCTTAAGCCTCTCAAGGAAACCTGGAATTGAGCTTTCTTGATCATCTGAAAGAGGGGTTTTTCGAAAAAGAAGGCCTTTCTGGATGTAATGACCATTTAGCAAGCAAAGATCCCAGGGTGTTCTATGAAGTACTTGTTCTTTTCCCTCTATATTTGATGGTTTGATGAAGCACTCAGAAATAAGCTCAACTTGAGGATCCATAATGGATACTATTGTTTAAGAATGAGTTGAGTTTCTTGACTGTTGTTTATGTTGAACTTGGTGGTGCTGtaagaaaaattgtaaaaaatgcAGGCCAGTAGGTGATGGTGATAATGTTAAAAAACGTAGAGAGATTGGTATATCTGGGCACTGTGATTTGTTGGTTTGTAGGGGGTCAGAGTAAGGCCAAAATGATTCACCAATGATGCAAAGACATGATGGTGACCTTATTGACTATTGTTACTATATGAAACTGATCTTATCACAAAAACTGAATtgcattaataaattttgaacatACTAATATACCAGCATACACACCAGCGGAAAAAAAAAGCGTTGGACGTGAAAAATTCTAGAAAGAGTCATTTTTCCGCTAAATGAACAACTCTAGAAAGAGTCAATTTTTCGCGAAATGATATTGTAGCTGCATATACATCGAAAACTTATGGCTAAACTATCCAACGGTTTCTTTCTATTGAACGTATGCTACTAATATCCGGATCCATAAAGTTTTGTAAGAAATACTACTTGCTTTACAGCATCCGGAAGCTGTAGTTTTCTGTACCTCACCTGGAGTCTACTCTTGATGCTTTTTCATTACAGGTCTCATATGTTCAAATCAAAATTCAGGGGTTCTGCGCCATCTTGTCGAATATTGAGAAACTAATTTAAGAAACATGGATTATGTTCATCCTCTAGTAATCGAACTGGAAAGTCAAGCTCTGCAACTGGAGCTGCAATGTGCATACAATGAAAAAGGTGGTTAGCCAGACCCACATTGGAGAAAATTGTGACaagtgaaattttttaattctaaaaacaCAGCCACCAGACAAAAATTTTGAAAGTTTCGGTAAACAAATGTTGAATACTTATAGCTACCAGAGGGAAGGGAGATGATATAAGATAATACATACTGGTACTGAGAACCAGAAGTCACCGGAAGGCagcacgcactttaatgctACTACAAAGTATAGTTTACCAGAAGTCACCGGAAGGCAGCACGCACTCTAATGCTACTacaaagtatagttttataatttatttttaagaatttattttgaTATCAAGACGACCTGCGAGTGGAAAAAAAGAGCAAGAATAACTAAGGAAATCCTTAAGCCTGTCGAGAAAGCCCTGAATGAAGTTTTCTTGATCATCTGAAAGTAGgagtttttgaaaaagaaggCCTTTCTGGAAATAAGACCAGTGAGCATGAAGAGATCCCATGGTGTTGTATAAAGTACTACTTTTCCCTCTAGGTTTAATAAAGCACTCAGATATAAGCTCAACACACTGAGAAAAAGTTGACAAACTTAACAATTTACATTTCATGAAACTTCAAAGAAAAGTACAAGACTTAAGTGACTAATATGTAAAACTTTAAATTGGGGTTCGGAACAAAAGTTATATAATCTGTAAGCTGATTCTTTGCTTACAGATAGAGGAAATAAGTTCACTAAAAGAAAGACATGAGATAAACATCTAAAATGCCTAGGCTCGTTACAAAATTTACCATACTGCATACTATTAGTACAAAGACATGATTTGGAGAGTTACAATACAGATTGTAGTGTCCCTCGTCTACTTTTCTGTATTTGTTACCAACCCCATATCAACCTCCTACTTATTTATGTTACATATGCAGCAGAAATGCCCGACTGTGTTATATCTCCGTGTCATGTCAGACTGATGAAACTACATTCCTCTTGTAAGGTTTTTGACGTTGCAATATGCCTTTTCCTAGATTTTCAGTAAACCAGATGAAGCAGCATGCAGAAGCTGTACTTTCCTTCCCATACCTCACTTGGAGTCTGCTCTTGATGCTTTGGATTTAGGTTGCACACTGTCTAAATCAAAATTCAGGGATTCCGCTAGATCTTGTCGAATATTCAgaaactaatttaaaaaacatgGAATACTTGTCCTCTAACAATCGAGCTGGAACGTCAAACTCTGCAACTCGGCCTGCAAGGTATATGCAATGAAAAAGGTGGTTAGCCAGCCACTATATCTTGTGGAGAAATTTGTGACAAGTgactttcaactttaacaacaTGGCCACGAGGAAATTTTTGCACAATTTTCAGTAAGCTTGTGTTGAATAGAGTTTAATAGCTACAAGAGAGAAGGGAGAATGACGGAAAAACAATGTGTACCATCACTGAGAACCAGAACCAAATCACTATCGATAACAGTTGGGATACGGTGAGCAATTGTACACACTGTACAGTCCTTAAATTCAGTCCTAATAATCTTCTGGATGAGATTATCTGTAGCTGAATCAACGGATGCAGTTGCTTCATCAAGAACCAGAATTCTTGCCTGCTTGAGTAAGGCTCGGCCAAGAGAAACAAGCTGGCGCTGTCCTACGCTCCAGTTATCTCCATTTTCTAAAACTgcattttatgttaaattaaaaGACAAGTTAGCTGAACAAAGTCATGAAGTCTGAAATGCAACATGAAAAGGTCTGACCTTTAAGGAAAACTTAGAAAGACATATATATGCAGATGGGTTACCTGGCGAGTCAAGCTTTTGCTCCTTGTGTCGAACTATCTCTCCAAGCTGGGACTTATCAAGTGCCTAATCAAAATCAAAGACTTTATAGGGGACACTGTAACAAATAATTACTCATGCAACAGTAAACAATCTAAAATTATACCACTAATATACAAAATAGGttacaaattttcaaaataccCATGTTTATGCTGGAAATGATTCTTTTTGGTTAGTAATAATTTTTCCTGACCTCATGGATGTGAGTGATGCTCAGATAAATACACAGAATAAAGCTAAATATAacaaacaacatatatatacatatgtgggtacctgccaaatttctggatctGAATGCTCGCCTAGAGGATCAAGGTTCGCCCTAATGGTCCCTTCAAACAGGGTTGGATCTTGAGGTATTATGCTCAGTCGACTACGAAGATCATGAAGACCTATTGTTGATATATTGATATTGTCTATCACAATACTGCCCGCTTCTGGTACAATCATGCGAAATAGTGCCTGAATCAATGTTGATTTACCACTTCCAGTACGTCCAACAATTCCAATCTTCATCCCACCAGGAAATTTGCAACTCACACCATGAAGCACCACAGGAAGATTCTCTTTGTAACGAACCTACATGAACATGACATACTTATATATCATCTGATAATAAACTTTCTTAATACATTTGTAGAAAATCTTTAACTATAAACAcacttcaacaaaaaaaaacatacatatGTAAGAGTGCAagatttctgaaaaaaaattgagaatcatAATTCATATAGCTAGGTCTTTGTGATATACTGACACTGAATGAACTTTATACCTtggaataaatttaaaatatgaagagaataataaaaagaatatcTCAGTTATAATATCAAAGTCATTGCAATCAACTTTTAActttctttaaaattattaacttaAATGAACTGCTACaagacttgcaattgttattttgttttaattgtaCACTACTTATGTCGTCTCAAAGAATCATTATTATACCTTCCCTCCTCTTTTAGGGCATAGTGGAACCATACAAGCAGAGAAGCATTAAGCGTGGTGACATCAGGGTAAGAATAGTTGTTCAACAAAACATGAACAATGAGCAGAAAACAAATAGCCTACTTCAATACTTTGTAGTAGCCTTGTCAAAATATAACTAGCTTACCCAAATACCCTCTTGCCCTCTTGCTTATTATCATGTTGACTGACTATTCTGCAGTGACTAGATACATTTATCCATATAGAGTTTCTAGCTCAACCCCAATCCCAAAGATAAGCTGTTGTCTGAgcgaaatttaatattaaaaccctGACAAATAGAGTTCTTAGATGATTCcgttataatttatatacatatataactaaaacaaaGACCAGCTCGCATCATTTCTGCTGCATAGCAGTTTTTCTTCAATTGCTGACATCACATTCCACATTCCAATATCTCTTATAATATTCTCTTTCCCTGTTTATGACATTTCACCAAGTCTCTCTCTTGCTACTCTGCATTTATCTTACTTACTTTTTCTTAattcatttttcaaatatatcaatatttcaaAAGATGtaataaaatgtatatttgatagataaaatattcaatatctagctgatatataattttttaaattaaatatatattatataaaatattatattgaagcaATTATAACCAAACAAAATTTAgattaaaatatcatttaagCTCTCCTCAATTTGCCAAACACTATTAGCATAGTCTTTCCTCTCATATCTATGACATTTTACTATTTCTCTCCCTTGCACCTTAATTCATCTTTCTTacctttttttcttaatttatccttcaaatttttatatacataaataatgaTAAAATCATGCATCGCTGGGTACTGTATCTATATCAAATACGATGACTTTAAGAAATCAATAAACATGTATTcacaaaattgaaaaatgatATTAACTTTATTTAAAAGGCAGGCATCCAAGTGTAAGCAAAGTATACTAAAGTGCAGGTGAGTCCAGATTCCGGAAGAACTCACCCAGCGGGACCTGCAGTAACAGAGAAAACTCTATGGGCAGCCACCACCAAACCTCAAAAGAAGCACCAAAATTAACTCTGAAATCAAAAAATGGCATAACATAACCTGTGAATGCTTCTTTGCCATAAGTACAGTAAGCTCAGAAGTACAAGTGCACAACTCTTATATGATCACAACTAACTTTTCCTTTCGAAGCATAAGGCCCACCTAATGCATACGGTCTCATACCACCCTATCTATGAATTCTAACCTGCTATAATTGTAAAAACTTTTGCTATAATATCACCCATTGTATACAGTTATACAACTACACCAGAAGATCGTCGCAAAAGCTCTGCTAACAAGTCAAAATATAACCAACACATGTGCCAATTCCCAGATTCTTCTGGCACATAACCCCCATTCCAAAAGTTCGAGAACTCCCTACGATTCCAAGAAAGAGTAAAAGAAATCTTCCACTGGACGTGAATTTCTGAATCATCTTCCATGGAATGCTTATCTCCCTTACCCAAGACAAACATAGGAAGAATCAAGCTGCAAACCCTGAAATTACAGAATCCGCTAGATTACTTCTAACTCAATTGCCAAAGGAGGCTTTCAACCACATTGCGGTTACATCCACCAATTTAAGCCCAACTAATTATCCTCTTCACATGCCAGCTCtctatccccccccccccccccccccccgcttCCCAACCTTCAGCCAAAGACCACTGTGGAAAACCTCTAAATATATTGGTGACTTAATTAAATAGGTGACTATTTATCCGTTCACAGAATTCGTAATGTCACCAAAAAGTGAAAATTTGTTACTGCGTCACTGTAGTTGGTTTGTGCTTGTTCAACAGTTCCAGTAACTCCTTTTACTCTGGCAGAATAAGAATGATACTTACAATGCTtctcatttaaataaaattcaacaaGAGCCAAGGAAACCTCTTCACGTTCATAAAATTCTTGTCCCCGGAGTGATTAGAGGTATCATTGTTTTAACTATCTCAAGACAGGAAAGTTGTCTTCCAGGTAGAGAATTAATATGGTGGTtcaaatattacaaaactaccTTAGAACTATATCTCAAAACAGGAACAGATGTCTTTCGGGTAGAGAATAAACAAAGAAACCTCAGACATTAAAAAAGCACCAAAGGACTCTGAACTCTAGAAAGAACTGATTTTGCAATAACATTAATCAAGCTTAAAGTGCATACATCTTTCACTTTAATTATGTATGTACTCAGTAAAAAAAGATACCTTTAAGTCTATCAATTCGATTGTTCCTTCTTGCGGCCACAAGGTTGGGGGCTGATTATCCTCGATAACTAGTGGAGCCTCACTAGGGATGTGACAATACTGATGAATCCTTTCAatagaaataattttattttcaagttTACAAAAACTAAGGATCCACCGAGATAAGCGTGCATTCAGATTGAGCCCATATGTCACAGCCAGGCCTGCCATACCTGCATAGCAAACACCTATCATTAGAATTCAGAACTATCATCAAGTATACATGCAATTAATTAGCTTTTGTATCTAAATATTTCAACTGGTAACAGCttatataagttatatatatttcatgacTGGTCAAGTTAAACAGGTAGGATTTCTTTGAAACTTGGATAGCAAAAAATTCATCTGAAATGGAGAACATACTTGGATCGATACTCCCATGTGGAATAGTCACTAGTATAACCATACAGAATGCAAACACAAACGTTGACAAAAGCTCCATACGTAGGCAAAGCCACTCAATAGCTGATAGGCTGTAGAAAAATGGACGGGCAAAACAATCAAGAAGATATAAGTTCCTCTTTATAAATCGCTTTTCTTGCCCAAACCCTCTTATTGTTGCTGCTCCAGCAATTGACTCGGAAAATAGGTGGATTACTGGCGATTTTTGGATGCTGACAATGCGGACCAGTTCTCTTGAAGAAGCCATATAGTATTTCTGCACACATAcaatatacattaaatttaaatggtTCCAGACAagttatgatttaatattaGATAGTGAGATGCAAAATACGCAAGATAAAAGGAACTTGTAAAGGGCAGACCTCTGTTTTTATAAAGTAGACCAGATCACCAAAATAGTGGAGGATAAATTAACAGACTAGCTGGGTCTATATTCCTTATATAAGCAACCCCTAAATAATTTGGATTACTGCGGcaagtgaatatcctgaaaattTTTGAAGTAAAAGAAAGATAATTTTGGAATTTGGGCCTATATAGTTAATTTGCTTATTACAGCTGAAAGCATATGATGGTAAAAAAAACGCCTCTAcctatattattttcattatcCTTATTAATGTTTTACAATACATCCAACAGAACAATGTCGATGGCATGAATAAATTCGGCTTGAACATAGTTTCTTGTTTTAACTACTACCCCATTTCggaaaacaattatataaaaaataccgCAAATGCATTAGCGTAAAATAATGGATTCTCGAAATTGCATTAgaacattttattatatatgcatatatgtgGCGACAGACATTAAGTGAACTGATGGAATAAACTTCACAAAGACTAAAATTTTACCTGCATCCACAAACAAGCAATCGCCATTGGAATAACAAGAAGCAGAATTTGCCAAGTAACTTGAGTCATGACACCAACAATACCAATAAGTTGAATTGTTGTTGATGCAAAGCTGCCTAGTCTAAACGGAATATCAAGGTCCACTACACTTTGATCAACTGATACCtgataattaaaaaacaaagagTAGAACCAAATTActaaagaaaaaggaaaatttaattaatcgaGAAGCGGGAGAGTGAGCTGACAATAAGAAGTATAAAGAAAGCACAAAGAAACAGGCTTGATTATGACACAACTATGGTAACTGGATTACCGAACCACTGTTGAGTATGTTAACAAGAAGTGTAAAACTGAGCTTCAAGCTTTTAAGAAAAAATCTCAAGTAGTTTGGTACCAGGTATGGTAACTTAAACAGATGAAAAGGAAGCAAGTAATACGCACGCGATTCAAAATTCGACCAGATGGAGTTGAGTCAAAGAAAGACATTGGTGCTCGGAACACATTTCTGAGCATTTGTAGGAACAATTTTTGTGCAGCTGCAAGACCAAATGTAGCCACTAGTACGGCCCTGACAAATATAAACCAAGAACTCCCAAAAGCAAGGGCCATATAAACAACAATAAGCACCATGTTACTAGTTTTTGGTTGGTCCCCTTTGGTTTGGGGATTAGCCCAAGCCATCCACCAATTACTAGCTATCTGAAGAAGCTGGAATAATGTCTGGGCCAGGATAATAAGAGGAATCAGTAAGCCCTTATATGCCGCAGCCATATATGACAAGTACACCGTCATGCTGATTTTCCCTCTTTCTCTTTCCTCTTCCTGAACAAGCTGCTTTTTCCTTGACCGTTTcactttctttttctctttgatCGGTTTTAGACCCGAGGTCGACCCAACCTCTTGAACTTCCTTTCCCAAACTCTCCAAATTACCTCCTATTGATTCACACTTCTTACTTAAGAGGATAGAACCTTCAAGTGGATGATCATCATCGAAATCTTCACAGGATTGATTGGGAATATCCATGGCATCTATAGCTTCGTGATGAGCTGAAACCAGGGCATCGAAATCAGTCCCTGCTTGAAGTAGTTCATCATATTTGCCAGCTTGAATGACACGGCCTTCCTTAATTACCTGCATTATAGGATTGATGCCAATGGTGACTACATTAGGCATGACAATCAATACTTATCTAGATAAAAATGTTAGGAGTAGCAACCAGTGCACTGCTACAATAAATTCAagtgaaataaattaaataaaagtaaTTCCAGGAACCAAAACGATGTCAATAAGCCTGaaataattgtaataatatGTGCATTTTTGTTTTCCTTTCACATACTTTTTTTGTGGTTAACTATCCTGCAAACTATTACTCTCCTTCTACACTTCATATTTCATaagtttttattgtgtataGAAGATGGTCGACACTGTATTCAAGAAGCTAAGATTCTCCTTTAACATGTCTATGTTCAAATTCACTTTTTAGGGTTTACACTCTCTCCAACATGTCTATTTCCTAACTTTTACAGTTTTGTGATGATAtagtatttttagaattttaaaagtcattttataattttgaaaaaaagttCACAAAGTTTATCTTACCTAAAATTTGTATGGTTTCTTCCCACCGTTCTGTGTCCAATTCTGATATTACATACCAGTGGTCAACACAACAAATCAATGTCATGAAGGACAAGGCATTCATCAAT
Coding sequences:
- the LOC108223655 gene encoding uncharacterized acetyltransferase At3g50280; this translates as MDPQVELISECFIKPSNIEGKEQVLHRTPWDLCLLNGHYIQKGLLFRKTPLSDDQESSIPGFLERLKHSLSVTLAHFYPLAGRLATQTRENPHLYEVYIDCSNSPGAKFVHSKLNLSVSDILSPAYVPSIVQHFFDHYKAVNHDGHTLSLLTVQVTELTDGIFIGFSSNHCVADGTSYWHFINTLSEVFEKKIDSEAAKISRPPVLESWFPDGQGPFYNLPFTHHDQFINRYERPELKERIFHFSVASLARIKARANADCKNRGITVSSLQALSALFWRCVIRARGLPQNHISICKTSVNIRSRLEPALPQNYFGNGIQTTGAVTTAGELLENDLGWAAMLLTEAISKHDDKAIREGLKSWMQNPVIYQFQRLVDPGLVMFGSSPRFDMYGNEFGLGKAVAVLSGHDNKFDGKGTLYPGNRGGGSIDVDLCLLPHSMSALERDAEFLDALNFS